One Numenius arquata chromosome 13, bNumArq3.hap1.1, whole genome shotgun sequence genomic region harbors:
- the RPL13 gene encoding large ribosomal subunit protein eL13 isoform X2 has product MAPSRNGMILKPHFHKDWQRRVATWFNQPARKMRRRKARQVKARRIAPRPVAGPIRPIVRCPTIRYHKKVRAGRGFSLEELKVTMPKKGDSSAEELKMATQLTGPVMPIKNVFKREKARVISEDEKNFKAFASLRMARANARLFGIRAKRAKEAAEQDVEKKK; this is encoded by the exons ATGGCGCCCAGTCGCAATGGCATGATCCTGAAGCCCCACTTCCACAAGGACTGGCAGCGACGAGTGGCCACATGGTTCAACCAGCCCGCCCGCAAGATGCGCAG GAGGAAGGCCCGCCAGGTGAAGGCTCGCCGCATCGCTCCCCGTCCCGTGGCGGGGCCCATCCGGCCTATAGTGAGGTGTCCAACTATCAGATACCACAAAAAAGTTCGTGCTGGCAGAGGCTTCAGCCTAGAAGAGCTTAAAGTAA CGATGCCCAAGAAGGGAGACAGCTCT GCTGAGGAACTCAAGATGGCGACTCAGCTGACTGGACCGGTTATGCCCATCAAGAAT GTTTTCAAACGGGAGAAGGCCCGTGTTATCTCGGAAGACGAGAAGAACTTCAAGGCCTTCGCCAGCCTGCGCATGGCCCGGGCCAACGCTCGTCTCTTTGGGATTCGTGCGAAACGCGCCAAAGAAGCGGCAGAGCAGGAtgtggagaagaagaaatga
- the SPG7 gene encoding mitochondrial inner membrane m-AAA protease component paraplegin yields the protein MALLRLLLLRGRCSCWRRPAPAWARARPRPGGGPLGAGGGLQSLLSQTLSPTHQGLHGVLLKQHIIRDPVRLWNLLGSTHYFSTSSSQGSNQKNGGFKKKLSQEDDEDEKRRKRENQMHLERLRALLIITFIVLMFRFTVSENREGTSISWNYFVNEMLAKGEVQRIEVVPESDIVEVYLHPGGTPHGQVNVTLLYTMRVANIDKFEEKLRAAEDELNIDERERIPVSYKHPGFYGNDVISLIVTLVAVSMLWSIFRLIRVASRVGGFNAFNQLKMARFTIVDGKSGKGIGFKDVAGMHEAKMEVKEFVDYLKSPERYLQLGAKVPKGALLLGPPGCGKTLLAKAVATEAQVPFLAMAGSEFVEVIGGLGAARVRSLFREAQARAPCIVYIDEIDAVGKKRSTNISGFANAEEEQTLNQLLVEMDGMGTTDHVIVLASTNRADVLDNALMRPGRLDRHIFIDLPTLQERKEIFEQHLKGLKLIQDASFYSQHLAELTPGFSGADIANICNEAALHAAREGHKSIDTSNFEYAVERVIAGTAKRNKILSPEERKVVAFHESGHALVGWLLEHTEAVMKVSIAPRTNAALGFAQILPREQYLFTKEQLLERMCMALGGRVSEAITFNKVTTGAQDDLKKVTKIAYSMVKQYGMVPSIGQLSFPDLESGAGIGRRPFSQGLQQMMDHEAKVLVAQAYRRTEKLLLENRDKLQTLSNALLEKEVINYDDIEALIGPPPHGPKKMIAPQSWLQAERDKQDTRDEEMPQQPPNQEEEEEPRLRPV from the exons ATGgcgctgctgcggctgctgctcCTCCGGGGGCGTTGCAGCTGCTGGCGGCGGCCTGCCCCGGCCTGGGCCCGGGCTCgcccgcggcccggcggcggtCCCCTCGGCGCGGGAGGCGGCCTGCAG AGCCTTCTGTCACAAACACTTTCCCCCACACATCAAGGTCTCCATGGAGTCCTGTTGAAACAACACATAATTCGTGATCCAGTCAGGCTTTGGAATCTCTTAG GTAGCACTCACTACTTTTCTACTTCAAGCTCTCAAGGGAGTAACCAGAAGAATGGAGGATTCAAAAAGAAACTTTCACAGGAGGATGATG AGGATGAGAAACGCAGGAAGAGGGAAAATCAGATGCATCTTGAACGCTTACGGGCACTCCTCATCATAACCTTTATTGTGCTGATGTTTCGATTCACGGTCAGTGAGAACAGAGAAGGGACCAGCATTTCCTGGAACTACTTTGTGAATGAGATGCTGGCAAAGGGGGAGGTCCAGAGAATCGAAGTGGTGCCGGAGAGTGATATTGTGGAAGTTTATCTGCACCCAGGTGGAACTCCGCATGGACAAGTT AACGTTACCCTCTTGTACACAATGCGGGTGGCAAACATTGACAAGTTTGAAGAGAAGCTGAGAGCTGCGGAGGATGAGCTGAATattgatgagagagagagaatcccTGTTTCCTACAAACATCCTGGCTTTTATGGAAA TGATGTCATTTCCCTGATAGTGACACTTGTGGCTGTGTCCATGCTGTGGAGCATCTTCCGCCTTATTCGGGTTGCAAGCCGGGTAGGAGGATTCAACGCCTTT AACCAGTTGAAAATGGCTCGTTTCACCATTGTGGATGGGAAATCTGGAAAAGGGATTGGCTTCAAGGATGTAGCAGGAATGCATGAGGCGAAAATGGAAGTCAAAGAATTTGTGGACTATTTAAAG AGTCCTGAACGCTACCTTCAGCTTGGGGCTAAAGTGCCCAAGGGTGCCTTGTTACTTGGACCGCCAGGCTGTGGAAAGACATTGCTGGCAAAGGCAGTGGCTACAGAAGCACAAGTGCCCTTTTTGGCCATGGCAGGCTCTGAGTTTGTGGAGGTGATAGGAG GTCTTGGAGCCGCCAGAGTTCGGAGCCTCTTCAGAGAAGCCCAGGCTCGTGCCCCCTGCATCGTGTACATCGATGAGATTGATGCTGTGGGCAAGAAGCGCTCAACCAATATATCTGGTTTTGCCAATGCTGAGGAGGAGCAGACCTTAAACCAGCTGCTGGTGGAAATGGACG GAATGGGGACCACAGATCATGTCATAGTGCTGGCTTCCACAAACCGTGCCGATGTCTTGGATAATGCCTTGATGAGACCTGGGAGGCTTGACAGGCACATCTTTATTGATCTTCCAACACTCCAG gagagaaaagagatcTTCGAGCAGCACCTGAAGGGTCTCAAACTGATCCAAGATGCCAGCTTCTACTCGCAGCACCTTGCTGAACTGACTCCGGGCTTCAGTG GAGCTGACATAGCAAATATATGTAACGAAGCTGCTCTTCATGCCGCTAGAGAGGGTCACAAATCCATTGATACTTCCAACTTTGAGTATGCTGTGGAAAGAGTCATTGCGG GCACTGCCAAAAGAAATAAGATCTTGTCCCCAGAAGAGAGGAAGGTTGTGGCGTTCCATGAGTCGGGTCACGCGTTGGTTGGGTGGCTGCTGGAGCACACTGAGGCAGTGATGAAG GTTTCCATAGCCCCTCGAACAAACGCAGCTCTTGGGTTCGCTCAGATCCTTCCGAGAGAGCAGTACCTTTTCACCAAGGAACAGCTGCTGGAGAGGATGTGTATGGCACTGGGGGGGAGAGTGTCTGAGGCCATCACCTTTAACAAGGTCACTACAG GAGCACAGGACGACCTGAAGAAGGTGACCAAGATAGCCTACTCCATGGTGAAGCAGTACGGGATGGTGCCCAGCATTGGGCAGCTCTCCTTCCCAGACCTGGAGAGTGGAGCTGGAATTGGTCGGCGCCCTTTCAGCCAGGGACTTCAGCAAATGATGGACCAT GAAGCAAAAGTTCTGGTGGCTCAGGCTTACAGGCGCACAGAAAAACTCTTACTGGAGAACCGGGACAAGCTGCAAACA cTCTCTAATGCCCTCCTGGAGAAAGAAGTGATAAATTACGATGACATTGAAGCTTTGATTGGGCCTCCGCCCCATGGGCCAAAGAAAATGATAGCTCCTCAGAGCTGGCTTCAAGCGGAGAGAGACAAGCAAGACACAAGGGATGAAGAAATGCCCCAGCAGCCACCaaaccaggaggaggaggaagaaccacGCCTGAGACCAGTATGA
- the RPL13 gene encoding large ribosomal subunit protein eL13 isoform X1: protein MAPSRNGMILKPHFHKDWQRRVATWFNQPARKMRRRKARQVKARRIAPRPVAGPIRPIVRCPTIRYHKKVRAGRGFSLEELKLAGINKKFARTIGISVDPRRRNKSTESLQANVQRLKEYRSKLILFPRKPAMPKKGDSSAEELKMATQLTGPVMPIKNVFKREKARVISEDEKNFKAFASLRMARANARLFGIRAKRAKEAAEQDVEKKK, encoded by the exons ATGGCGCCCAGTCGCAATGGCATGATCCTGAAGCCCCACTTCCACAAGGACTGGCAGCGACGAGTGGCCACATGGTTCAACCAGCCCGCCCGCAAGATGCGCAG GAGGAAGGCCCGCCAGGTGAAGGCTCGCCGCATCGCTCCCCGTCCCGTGGCGGGGCCCATCCGGCCTATAGTGAGGTGTCCAACTATCAGATACCACAAAAAAGTTCGTGCTGGCAGAGGCTTCAGCCTAGAAGAGCTTAAA CTCGCTGGCATTAACAAAAAGTTTGCCCGGACTATTGGAATCTCCGTGGATCCCCGGCGACGCAACAAATCTACCGAGTCCCTGCAAGCCAACGTGCAGAGGCTGAAGGAATACCGCTCCAAGCTCATCCTCTTCCCGAGGAAGCCAGCGATGCCCAAGAAGGGAGACAGCTCT GCTGAGGAACTCAAGATGGCGACTCAGCTGACTGGACCGGTTATGCCCATCAAGAAT GTTTTCAAACGGGAGAAGGCCCGTGTTATCTCGGAAGACGAGAAGAACTTCAAGGCCTTCGCCAGCCTGCGCATGGCCCGGGCCAACGCTCGTCTCTTTGGGATTCGTGCGAAACGCGCCAAAGAAGCGGCAGAGCAGGAtgtggagaagaagaaatga